In a single window of the Anaerocolumna cellulosilytica genome:
- a CDS encoding lipopolysaccharide biosynthesis protein, translating to MSEDKRNQKLIKNTAILSVGTICTKGLMFLMTPLFTRWLSQEGYGTFDLLLTYVTLLMPLFTLDSNEAVFRFLLDTDEDKKRKKIISTASFLNLTGLLISFIAISVIALLRTEIRGILIYFYILLVAETFYTITTRIVRGIKKIPIYAICSLLFVIAMAVSSFILIQILQMGLQGIILGYTIGYVFCTVIMLVVSRAYAYISISGFDFSLLKDMLRYSIPLLPAEISWWIVNVSGRTIISIFLGTSYNAIYAVANKFPNLCQTLFSVFHLSWQENVVETFQDQDRDVYYSYIFNGIITILSSICMVIISMNFLIYEKLFQQEYFTGYYITPLLVASVLFSMLSQFLGSIYLAQFNTKKSGGSAAVAAVVNIIIHLALIKGIGLYAAAISTAVSYFSLFLVRYFDVVKKVRLVICNKTKICLILLVYFVAANYIYISWFNWINVLVAVIIFFLINKEIVTTYWTKKYKLKKLKFNLYR from the coding sequence ATGAGTGAGGATAAGCGAAATCAAAAACTAATCAAGAATACGGCAATTCTTAGTGTGGGAACTATTTGTACCAAAGGTTTGATGTTTTTGATGACACCGTTGTTCACACGCTGGTTGTCGCAGGAGGGATATGGAACCTTTGATTTGTTATTAACCTATGTTACCTTACTGATGCCTCTGTTTACTTTGGACAGTAACGAAGCTGTATTTCGATTTCTTCTGGATACGGATGAGGATAAAAAACGGAAAAAGATTATTAGCACAGCCTCTTTCCTTAACCTGACAGGACTTTTAATTTCTTTCATTGCAATATCAGTTATAGCATTATTAAGGACAGAAATACGGGGCATACTGATTTATTTTTATATCTTACTGGTGGCTGAAACATTCTATACTATAACCACAAGAATTGTGAGGGGTATTAAGAAAATACCCATATATGCTATATGCAGCCTGCTTTTTGTTATTGCTATGGCCGTGTCCTCTTTTATATTGATACAAATATTGCAAATGGGACTACAAGGGATAATATTAGGGTACACAATCGGTTATGTTTTTTGTACGGTGATAATGCTTGTTGTATCAAGAGCTTATGCGTATATTTCAATTTCAGGATTTGATTTTTCTTTACTAAAGGATATGTTACGTTATAGTATTCCTCTTCTGCCGGCTGAAATCTCCTGGTGGATTGTTAATGTATCGGGCAGAACCATTATCAGTATCTTTTTAGGCACTTCATATAATGCAATTTATGCTGTAGCCAATAAATTTCCTAATTTATGCCAGACTCTGTTCAGTGTCTTTCACCTGTCATGGCAGGAGAATGTTGTAGAGACCTTTCAGGACCAGGACAGGGATGTATATTACAGTTATATATTCAATGGAATTATTACAATATTAAGCTCCATATGTATGGTTATAATAAGTATGAATTTTTTGATATATGAAAAACTGTTTCAGCAGGAATATTTTACAGGATACTATATAACACCGTTATTGGTGGCTTCCGTCTTATTTTCCATGCTGTCCCAGTTTTTAGGCAGTATTTACTTGGCACAATTCAATACAAAAAAATCCGGTGGTTCAGCAGCAGTGGCAGCAGTTGTAAATATTATTATACATCTGGCACTTATAAAGGGGATTGGATTATATGCCGCCGCAATTTCCACGGCAGTCTCTTATTTTTCTTTATTTCTGGTAAGGTACTTTGATGTAGTGAAAAAGGTGAGGCTGGTCATCTGCAATAAGACAAAGATTTGTCTTATCCTTTTAGTGTACTTTGTAGCGGCAAATTATATATATATAAGCTGGTTTAACTGGATAAATGTATTGGTAGCTGTAATAATATTTTTCCTTATTAATAAGGAGATTGTAACAACGTACTGGACAAAAAAGTATAAGTTAAAAAAACTAAAATTCAATTTATATAGATAG
- a CDS encoding HAD family hydrolase — MQSNLKVMAKERVRTLPPLNIEKIKKCIEGYSYVSFDIFDTLLKRTVEKPSHIFYLAAEEFKKRTGQVILDYETMRSKAEIHARAVLDDKKSKAGQESPIHSEEITLTDIYRQINGLTVQDKEILMQIEYDLELQLCCENKDMKKLFEWCLENNKKVLCISDIYLPASLIEEMLTKCGYTAYDRLYLSSLTGFKKSTGSLFLHVLKSLKISEKELVHIGDSFQSDYLAANKLGIKSVLVPNKINQLSRDVVSDVSPKDKLAYQILQAMINCTMPSEQDEYYRFGYETFGILLHHFNRWLKKDLEKRNISKIFFFSRDGKIMKAAFDTMYPESGLKEHYICVSRRSLRVPQLWFQSDLNSIVYGFPAAKYITMETFLINIGLEPDKYMKELKECGLTLSTVVKRSEISASESLVAFYGKIKPDMVANSRKEYDSLLRYLKANDFYGEVAVVDIGWRGSLQYFLQQITEQAGIPVNMHGYYISLSKDAKWDLDIQGYVGNDAGKNGCMVWKPFVGLAETLFMALEGSAKKYTCSDANHTIEPILYPFEYVKNGKLLPEALHVKAIQEGAISYINTLKHYPTLTELTVSSLSAFAKIIAVGNTPNRKELNMFANFQFLDEKVTYLAKPAKLKFYLTAPKQLKQDLWSSRWKVGFLKRLLHLPFNYVKLYKVLSSLKE; from the coding sequence ATGCAGAGCAATTTAAAAGTGATGGCAAAAGAAAGAGTAAGAACACTTCCTCCTCTTAATATAGAGAAGATAAAAAAGTGTATAGAGGGGTATTCCTATGTATCATTTGATATTTTTGATACCCTATTAAAAAGAACAGTAGAGAAACCAAGTCATATCTTTTATTTGGCAGCAGAGGAGTTTAAGAAAAGAACTGGGCAGGTAATTCTTGATTATGAGACTATGCGCAGTAAGGCTGAAATTCATGCCAGAGCTGTATTAGACGATAAGAAGTCAAAAGCAGGGCAGGAGTCACCAATACATTCGGAAGAAATCACTCTAACGGATATCTATAGACAGATTAACGGGCTTACCGTGCAGGATAAAGAAATCTTGATGCAAATAGAATATGATTTGGAACTACAACTATGCTGTGAAAATAAGGATATGAAAAAGCTTTTTGAATGGTGCTTAGAAAATAATAAAAAGGTGTTATGTATCTCTGATATATATCTGCCTGCATCATTGATTGAGGAAATGCTTACCAAATGCGGATATACCGCATATGATAGGCTTTATCTCTCCTCTTTAACCGGATTTAAAAAAAGTACCGGGAGCTTATTCTTGCATGTATTAAAGTCTTTAAAAATATCAGAAAAAGAACTAGTACATATTGGAGATTCGTTTCAAAGTGATTATTTGGCGGCGAATAAGCTTGGGATAAAATCGGTCTTAGTGCCAAATAAAATCAATCAGTTAAGCAGAGATGTAGTATCAGACGTTTCCCCAAAAGATAAATTAGCATACCAAATACTGCAAGCTATGATAAACTGCACTATGCCGTCAGAACAAGACGAGTATTACAGGTTTGGTTATGAAACTTTTGGTATTCTGCTGCATCATTTTAACAGGTGGTTAAAGAAGGACTTGGAAAAAAGAAATATATCTAAAATATTTTTCTTTTCCAGAGACGGTAAAATAATGAAGGCAGCCTTTGATACCATGTATCCGGAGAGTGGACTTAAAGAGCACTATATTTGTGTATCGCGAAGAAGCTTGCGTGTACCTCAGTTGTGGTTTCAATCGGATCTTAACAGCATTGTTTATGGTTTCCCGGCAGCAAAATATATAACCATGGAAACATTTTTAATAAATATTGGTTTAGAACCGGATAAGTATATGAAGGAGCTAAAGGAATGCGGGCTAACTCTTTCAACGGTAGTTAAGCGCAGCGAGATTTCAGCCAGTGAAAGCTTGGTTGCCTTCTATGGGAAGATAAAGCCGGATATGGTTGCGAATTCCAGGAAGGAGTATGACAGTCTTCTTAGATATCTTAAGGCGAATGACTTTTATGGTGAAGTGGCTGTAGTGGATATCGGTTGGAGGGGGTCTCTTCAATATTTTTTACAGCAGATTACAGAACAAGCAGGAATACCAGTAAACATGCACGGCTATTACATCAGTCTATCAAAGGATGCAAAGTGGGACTTGGATATACAGGGTTATGTCGGTAATGACGCTGGGAAAAATGGGTGTATGGTTTGGAAACCTTTTGTAGGACTGGCAGAAACCTTGTTTATGGCTTTAGAGGGTTCAGCAAAAAAATATACCTGTTCTGATGCCAATCATACCATAGAACCGATATTGTATCCGTTTGAGTATGTGAAAAATGGGAAGCTTTTGCCGGAAGCGCTGCATGTAAAAGCGATTCAAGAGGGCGCAATTTCCTATATAAATACCCTTAAGCATTACCCTACTCTCACAGAGCTTACAGTATCTTCTCTTTCAGCATTTGCAAAGATTATTGCAGTTGGCAATACACCCAACCGTAAGGAATTAAATATGTTTGCAAACTTTCAATTTTTAGATGAAAAAGTAACCTATCTGGCAAAACCAGCAAAATTAAAGTTCTATTTAACAGCTCCTAAGCAGCTTAAACAAGATTTGTGGAGCAGCAGGTGGAAGGTTGGATTTTTAAAAAGACTCCTCCATCTACCGTTTAATTATGTAAAGCTTTATAAGGTATTAAGCAGCCTTAAAGAGTGA
- a CDS encoding glycosyltransferase: protein MENKSVKILIIGHTGKMGGVETFIRNTTLFSDKEKVQFDFLIHGYKKCLFAEEFSIFYNNTNHIYFLPKYKLNPVKTIAALWKFYKEHHDYKYIHIETGAATELLYCFPYYLFYGMKLIIHSHNGGNSESKLMQKALIPLVNVIADKKLACSDAAAVFMFGKVSATEAKLIYNGIDADKFRYSEKKRKDCRESFNIEETALVVGHIGRFSKQKNHTYLIEIFEEINKRQSNAFLLLTGTGELEGDVKEIVKKYQLQSKVIFTGLHDDTSDFYSAMDVFVMPSLYEGLPIVAIEAQASGLPCVFSDKISEQVRLTEQTEMLALEEGVSIWADRILSLYATNIDRHKGVKTILNRGYDIHDTVRQLEQIYLS from the coding sequence ATGGAGAATAAATCGGTTAAAATCTTGATTATTGGTCATACGGGTAAAATGGGAGGCGTGGAGACCTTTATTCGAAATACTACTTTATTTTCGGACAAAGAGAAGGTGCAGTTTGACTTTTTAATCCATGGCTATAAAAAGTGCCTCTTTGCAGAGGAATTTAGTATTTTTTATAACAACACAAATCACATTTATTTTTTACCAAAGTACAAGTTAAATCCAGTGAAGACCATTGCGGCACTATGGAAGTTTTATAAAGAGCATCATGATTATAAGTATATTCACATAGAGACAGGGGCAGCGACTGAATTACTTTATTGTTTTCCTTATTATCTCTTTTACGGCATGAAACTAATTATCCATAGTCATAATGGCGGTAACAGTGAATCAAAACTGATGCAGAAAGCACTAATCCCCTTGGTGAATGTAATTGCAGACAAAAAACTTGCCTGTTCTGATGCGGCGGCTGTCTTTATGTTTGGTAAAGTGTCTGCTACTGAAGCAAAATTAATCTATAACGGTATCGATGCGGATAAGTTTCGATATTCTGAAAAAAAGAGGAAAGATTGCCGGGAAAGTTTCAATATTGAAGAAACTGCATTGGTTGTTGGACACATCGGAAGATTTTCAAAACAAAAGAATCATACGTATTTAATTGAAATATTTGAAGAGATTAACAAACGACAATCGAATGCTTTTTTATTGCTGACAGGAACAGGTGAATTAGAAGGAGATGTAAAAGAGATAGTGAAGAAATATCAATTGCAGTCAAAGGTTATATTTACAGGTTTACATGATGATACGTCAGATTTTTATAGTGCTATGGATGTTTTTGTTATGCCCTCTCTTTATGAAGGACTGCCTATAGTTGCTATTGAAGCCCAGGCTTCCGGGCTTCCCTGTGTCTTTTCTGATAAGATATCTGAACAGGTAAGACTTACGGAACAGACTGAAATGCTTGCCTTGGAGGAAGGGGTAAGTATATGGGCGGATAGAATCCTTTCTTTGTATGCTACGAATATAGACAGACATAAAGGTGTCAAGACAATTCTTAATAGGGGGTATGATATCCACGATACGGTCAGACAATTAGAACAAATATATCTTTCTTAG
- a CDS encoding methyl-accepting chemotaxis protein, translated as MKKRLDFLQVLLLIVTNTLIYYSVSRMTNRGTLNETKAFLAFILLSSITVCLINFFGNQKIVKFMQEIRYILSQFNEGNFTVGFHGTSNRGEFQLVQEEFEALRCMFNNWVHELLNSAVSIKMSADIINSASGRTADGMGHLNYSLNEIKQFFEESSGMLNDIAGTTIQLADSSMNITTLSSAAVKSIQKTNRNAVKGSEAMERVTSSMQQMKENITASYERMIELEQTSKQIGTITDTIASISQQTNLLALNAAIESARAGEHGKGFAVVADEVRKLAEESKTATDEINELIQMVWQEIADAVAAMKQVRLDADLSVELAASTGDNFKNMMNTLTDTVTLIEKISIDVNEQSNATDTISQSTATAAEKGHIGTASVQEIASVLETQLEDAKLNQKSTNELLKVSLNLDEIMKKYDYVIGNQMLSVCHQIASLHAKKPLTYEDLMDIQFKSGLTEIHLFDENGVVFLSNNKDIIGFQCSTEAGSQTYEFSQLLHTSSIEVNQKTAFRDIDGKLFKYAGIAMADGKGIIQCGLEASTMIHFKGSL; from the coding sequence ATGAAAAAAAGACTGGATTTCCTGCAAGTATTATTATTGATTGTTACAAACACTCTTATCTATTACAGCGTATCTCGTATGACAAATAGAGGTACACTAAATGAGACAAAAGCTTTCTTGGCATTTATCCTCCTATCCAGTATTACTGTTTGTCTTATTAATTTCTTCGGAAACCAAAAAATTGTAAAATTTATGCAAGAGATTAGGTATATATTGTCTCAGTTTAATGAAGGTAATTTTACAGTAGGTTTTCATGGAACATCAAATCGAGGAGAGTTTCAATTAGTACAGGAGGAATTTGAGGCTCTAAGATGTATGTTTAATAATTGGGTTCATGAATTATTAAACTCCGCCGTATCCATTAAGATGTCCGCGGATATTATCAATTCTGCTTCCGGCAGAACTGCTGACGGCATGGGACATCTCAATTACAGTTTAAATGAAATCAAACAATTCTTTGAAGAAAGCTCCGGTATGTTAAATGACATAGCCGGTACCACCATTCAATTAGCTGACAGCAGTATGAATATTACTACCTTAAGCTCCGCAGCCGTTAAAAGTATACAGAAAACCAATCGGAATGCCGTAAAGGGAAGTGAAGCTATGGAAAGGGTTACTTCTTCCATGCAGCAAATGAAGGAAAATATTACAGCATCCTATGAAAGAATGATTGAACTTGAGCAAACCTCAAAGCAAATTGGTACCATTACGGATACTATAGCCTCTATCTCACAGCAAACCAACCTTCTTGCCTTAAATGCGGCAATCGAATCTGCAAGGGCAGGAGAGCATGGGAAAGGCTTCGCTGTCGTTGCTGATGAAGTTCGTAAGCTGGCCGAGGAATCTAAAACGGCAACCGATGAAATCAATGAATTAATCCAGATGGTCTGGCAGGAGATAGCAGATGCTGTTGCGGCAATGAAGCAGGTTCGCCTGGATGCTGACCTGAGTGTGGAACTGGCTGCCTCCACCGGCGATAACTTTAAAAACATGATGAATACTCTAACGGATACTGTAACTTTAATCGAAAAAATATCTATTGATGTGAATGAACAATCAAATGCCACAGACACCATATCGCAAAGCACAGCCACCGCCGCAGAAAAAGGACATATCGGAACTGCTTCCGTTCAGGAAATAGCCAGTGTACTTGAAACACAGTTAGAAGATGCTAAATTAAATCAAAAAAGTACAAACGAGTTATTAAAGGTTTCATTAAATCTGGATGAAATTATGAAAAAATACGATTACGTCATAGGAAATCAAATGCTCTCCGTCTGTCACCAAATTGCTAGTCTACATGCAAAAAAACCTTTAACCTATGAAGATTTAATGGACATTCAATTTAAAAGCGGCCTAACGGAAATACACCTATTTGACGAGAATGGGGTTGTTTTTTTAAGTAATAATAAAGACATTATTGGATTTCAATGTAGTACGGAAGCAGGCAGCCAAACTTATGAGTTCTCACAGCTTCTGCATACCTCTTCCATTGAAGTAAACCAAAAAACTGCCTTTCGTGATATAGACGGCAAATTATTTAAGTACGCAGGAATAGCTATGGCTGATGGAAAGGGTATCATCCAATGCGGTTTAGAGGCTTCCACAATGATTCATTTTAAAGGAAGTCTATAA
- a CDS encoding glycosyltransferase family 2 protein, with the protein MLKIIRDSIIRKLPFLCYLDGLIHSGKRKGFSKKNLEKKVEKASDGGGYIGFDKKYITGYLSTLNRFMWAEPEHAAVVTAFLEAKIGIIKEAFAKDSLKEEDVIVICLIKNDINRIADFLEHYRAIGITHFAFIDNMSSDGTREFLIAQEDVNVYYTEVTYTTHNREGWMNRIYAYFGQKHWYLCVDSDELFVYMDCENNCIQDFMKDIKNKSMKRVRALMLDMYSPNDLFAFGDKNRDSMRDYRYFDKEGYVPVSSYRLDLIHGGPRTRVFSRYNEDFNCTLTKYPLFFYTEGDFQGCSHYQFPYSRNCNTPCYSVLLHYKFMISDMTKYKERVIAGNYANGSLEYKTYLGAIHGEKKVNFMSEMTEKYCGSSTLKKHRLLEEVLSRE; encoded by the coding sequence ATGCTAAAAATAATTAGGGATAGTATTATTCGAAAGCTTCCATTTCTATGCTATTTAGATGGCTTAATTCATTCCGGTAAAAGAAAAGGTTTCTCTAAAAAAAATCTGGAAAAAAAGGTAGAAAAGGCTTCTGACGGTGGAGGATATATCGGCTTTGATAAAAAATACATAACCGGGTATCTGAGCACCTTAAATCGTTTTATGTGGGCAGAACCGGAGCATGCTGCAGTTGTTACAGCATTCCTGGAAGCAAAAATCGGAATTATAAAAGAAGCATTTGCTAAGGATTCTCTTAAAGAAGAGGATGTTATAGTTATCTGCCTTATAAAGAATGATATAAACCGAATAGCAGATTTTCTAGAACATTACAGAGCCATAGGGATCACACACTTTGCTTTTATAGATAATATGTCTTCTGACGGAACAAGAGAATTTTTAATAGCGCAGGAAGATGTGAATGTGTATTATACAGAAGTTACGTATACCACACATAACCGGGAAGGCTGGATGAACAGAATCTATGCTTATTTTGGTCAAAAGCATTGGTATTTGTGTGTGGATTCTGACGAATTGTTTGTTTATATGGATTGTGAAAATAACTGTATTCAGGATTTTATGAAGGACATAAAAAATAAGAGTATGAAACGGGTTAGAGCATTGATGCTTGATATGTATTCACCAAATGACCTGTTTGCCTTTGGGGACAAGAATAGGGATTCCATGCGTGATTATAGGTACTTTGATAAAGAGGGATATGTACCTGTATCCAGCTACCGTTTGGATTTAATACATGGAGGACCTCGCACCAGAGTTTTTTCCAGGTATAATGAGGATTTTAACTGTACCTTAACAAAATATCCTCTATTCTTTTATACAGAAGGTGATTTTCAAGGCTGCTCCCATTATCAATTTCCTTATTCCCGTAACTGTAATACGCCTTGTTACTCCGTTTTATTGCATTATAAGTTCATGATTTCAGATATGACAAAATACAAGGAGAGAGTAATTGCCGGTAATTACGCCAATGGAAGCTTGGAGTATAAGACGTATCTGGGGGCAATTCATGGAGAGAAGAAGGTTAATTTTATGTCTGAAATGACAGAAAAGTACTGTGGTTCTTCTACATTAAAAAAACATAGGCTGCTTGAAGAAGTCCTTAGCAGGGAATGA
- a CDS encoding DOMON domain-containing protein has protein sequence MDLLWIENAGKQLTEQFPAIKYACKRIYQLGMFTISNEKIKAEGEIIRVSPEDGYEYFFGYYDKSPWDATNRYMIGLKVRQTYKQTAPKEIGEIVLLDSHNSYTPITIAKSHSWNVQQGCMAQWLGPDFKSRIIYNDCRNGRFCSVVFSVDTMKEERVYELPVYDVARSGEYALSLDFSRLHRMRPGYGYSNLTEDTKNIFCPDKPAIRILYLNSGNIADLKNYTDFAAFEPDETMQGAEHKVNHIMISPDGSRFMVLHRWFQKGRKHTRLVTMNADGSEMYNLSDTVFVSHCYWKNNREILSFLRKPDGGDHYYLLRDQSQDYRMLWPELHTDGHCSYSPDGNYIITDTYPNRKRLASVYLCRENGRLQGEAKRIARVFAPFRYDNNTRCDLHPRWNHTGDKVCIDSVHEGKRALYVIPIKR, from the coding sequence AAACAGCTGACTGAGCAATTTCCGGCAATAAAATATGCTTGTAAACGTATTTATCAACTTGGTATGTTCACTATATCAAACGAGAAAATAAAGGCAGAAGGTGAAATTATTCGAGTATCTCCAGAGGATGGTTATGAATATTTTTTTGGATATTATGATAAATCCCCTTGGGATGCCACGAACCGCTATATGATTGGGTTAAAGGTGAGGCAGACTTATAAACAAACTGCGCCAAAAGAGATTGGAGAAATCGTATTATTGGACAGCCATAATAGTTATACCCCGATTACAATTGCTAAATCCCATTCCTGGAATGTACAGCAAGGTTGTATGGCGCAATGGCTTGGACCGGATTTTAAAAGCCGAATCATTTATAATGACTGCCGGAATGGACGTTTTTGCTCGGTGGTTTTCTCAGTAGATACGATGAAAGAAGAACGGGTTTATGAACTGCCGGTTTATGATGTAGCAAGGAGCGGTGAATATGCTCTTAGCCTTGATTTTTCAAGACTTCACAGGATGCGTCCGGGCTATGGTTACTCCAACCTGACAGAAGATACTAAAAATATATTCTGTCCGGATAAACCTGCTATTCGCATATTATATCTTAATAGCGGTAACATAGCCGACCTAAAGAATTATACGGATTTTGCAGCATTTGAACCGGATGAGACGATGCAGGGTGCAGAACATAAAGTGAATCATATCATGATTTCACCTGATGGCAGTCGGTTTATGGTACTCCATCGATGGTTTCAAAAAGGAAGGAAGCATACCAGACTGGTTACAATGAATGCTGACGGAAGTGAAATGTATAACTTGTCTGATACTGTCTTTGTATCCCATTGTTACTGGAAAAATAACAGAGAGATATTGTCGTTTCTTCGTAAGCCCGACGGCGGTGACCATTATTACCTGTTAAGGGATCAATCGCAAGATTACAGAATGTTGTGGCCAGAGTTGCATACGGATGGACATTGCAGTTACTCACCGGATGGTAATTATATTATTACAGATACCTATCCAAACCGGAAACGGTTAGCTTCCGTCTATTTGTGCAGGGAGAATGGTAGGCTTCAAGGGGAAGCAAAGCGAATTGCCAGAGTATTTGCTCCGTTTCGCTATGATAATAATACCCGGTGTGATTTGCATCCACGATGGAATCATACGGGCGATAAGGTATGTATTGATTCGGTACATGAGGGAAAGCGGGCATTGTATGTTATACCAATAAAGAGGTAA
- a CDS encoding O-antigen ligase family protein → MTNTTLRIRVPQYSIYECVVILFLLAIPLQPLFTRYGYYAVGGLCMVLFVWGIKRFRFIQFEVYYALFLTYSILSVYRSPNGSFAMIRAMLISFCFAVCAMKLLYGVMGSVDKTVDFVSYWMIKGSVFITIFCILYERPFHIGGSRLGTTVFASYGSRMFLTYALTLSMLFLLQKIMTGKAVRWNYLEVLIVFSGMALSGTRKLLLIFAIFVVVYYWIENRKRALKIMKFLALGGFSIFVLYYLFTNVTFLYNSFWVRFQMLFDFLETGQGDSSASVRFQMIKDAFQTFMSNKLFGVGTDGFKALFAYEGVRLYSHNNFVELLCNLGLTGFLLFYIPYFTTIGKLAKRISLKTKYGSFFLAALLSILVSEFFTITYYQVPFLLFYELAALYAKHGAESYQIETAYPKQTVKHSEESCYE, encoded by the coding sequence ATGACAAATACAACCTTAAGAATACGAGTACCCCAATACAGTATATATGAGTGTGTTGTAATATTGTTTCTTTTGGCAATTCCGTTACAGCCTTTGTTTACCAGATATGGCTATTATGCCGTCGGTGGATTGTGTATGGTACTCTTTGTCTGGGGTATTAAAAGATTTCGGTTTATTCAGTTTGAAGTTTATTATGCTCTCTTTCTCACCTACTCCATTCTATCCGTTTATCGTTCTCCTAACGGTTCATTTGCCATGATTCGGGCAATGCTTATTAGTTTTTGCTTTGCCGTTTGTGCGATGAAGTTATTATACGGAGTGATGGGGAGTGTTGATAAAACGGTAGATTTTGTGAGTTACTGGATGATAAAGGGCTCTGTATTCATCACTATATTTTGTATACTATATGAACGTCCGTTTCACATCGGTGGGAGTAGATTAGGAACAACTGTTTTTGCAAGTTATGGTTCCAGAATGTTTCTAACATATGCTCTAACTCTTAGTATGTTATTTCTGTTACAAAAAATAATGACCGGTAAAGCGGTGAGATGGAATTACCTGGAGGTACTTATAGTTTTTTCAGGAATGGCTTTATCCGGCACAAGAAAATTACTTCTTATTTTTGCAATATTTGTGGTGGTTTATTATTGGATTGAGAATAGAAAAAGGGCTCTAAAGATAATGAAATTTTTAGCTTTAGGAGGCTTTTCTATATTCGTTTTATACTATCTATTTACCAATGTAACTTTTTTATATAACAGTTTTTGGGTAAGGTTTCAAATGCTTTTTGATTTTTTAGAAACCGGACAGGGAGATTCTTCTGCCAGTGTACGGTTTCAAATGATTAAGGATGCTTTTCAGACCTTTATGTCTAATAAACTTTTCGGGGTTGGTACCGATGGTTTTAAAGCTTTGTTCGCCTATGAAGGAGTACGTTTATACTCACATAATAATTTTGTTGAATTGTTATGTAATTTAGGTCTTACGGGTTTTCTGTTATTTTATATACCCTACTTTACAACGATTGGTAAATTAGCAAAAAGGATAAGCTTAAAAACAAAATATGGAAGTTTCTTTTTAGCAGCCTTACTGAGTATTTTAGTATCTGAATTTTTTACCATTACCTATTATCAGGTACCTTTTCTACTGTTTTATGAACTGGCAGCATTATATGCAAAACATGGGGCAGAGTCTTATCAGATAGAGACAGCTTATCCTAAACAGACTGTAAAACATTCGGAGGAATCCTGCTATGAGTGA
- a CDS encoding DUF4231 domain-containing protein, producing MGYIEKLVNGFVNSSIKNSWGSYKGSKDITSHEKDYVVKMLDFIEKDSIRFRTSNLLKWYIDKAESSKRMYYIFNITALISNAAIPILALSNNNGEAKIFVSILAAIAGVSLSINNLGHYKENWTNYRKCAEGIKQAVSVYSIKKETYLTLNKGKNDLTPANEKYIVKLEQELLTEIDMIVSLEGKRWFEIHSKQEEEMDASQQ from the coding sequence TTGGGGTACATAGAAAAACTTGTGAATGGGTTTGTTAATTCCAGCATAAAAAATAGTTGGGGCAGTTATAAGGGGAGTAAAGATATTACCTCTCATGAAAAAGATTATGTAGTCAAAATGCTTGATTTTATTGAAAAAGATAGTATCCGTTTTAGAACCAGTAATCTTTTAAAATGGTATATTGATAAAGCTGAAAGCAGTAAAAGAATGTACTATATATTTAACATTACAGCTTTGATATCCAATGCAGCCATACCCATACTGGCACTTTCTAATAACAACGGTGAAGCCAAGATTTTTGTAAGTATTCTTGCTGCAATTGCCGGGGTTTCTTTATCTATAAATAATCTGGGGCATTATAAGGAGAACTGGACGAACTACCGGAAGTGTGCAGAGGGAATAAAACAGGCAGTTTCTGTCTATAGCATAAAAAAAGAAACCTATCTTACTCTTAATAAAGGTAAGAATGATTTAACGCCTGCCAATGAAAAGTACATAGTAAAATTAGAGCAAGAGCTTCTAACAGAAATTGATATGATTGTATCTTTAGAAGGAAAACGCTGGTTTGAAATCCATTCCAAGCAAGAGGAGGAAATGGACGCCAGTCAGCAATAA